In the genome of Labrus mixtus chromosome 21, fLabMix1.1, whole genome shotgun sequence, one region contains:
- the mapk8b gene encoding mitogen-activated protein kinase 8 isoform X2 — MNRNKREKEYYSIDVGDSTFMVLKRYQNLRPIGSGAQGIVCSAYDHNFERNVAIKKLSRPFQNQTHAKRAYRELVLMKCVNHKNIIGLLNVFTPQKTLEEFQDVYLVMELMDANLCQVIQMELDHERLSYLLYQMLCGIKHLHAAGIIHRDLKPSNIVVKSDCTLKILDFGLARTAATGLLMTPYVVTRYYRAPEVILGMGYQANVDIWAVGCIMAEMVRHKILFPGRDYIDQWNKVIEQLGTPSQEFLMKLNQSVRTYVENRPRYAGYSFEKLFPDVLFPADSEHNKLKASQARDLLSKMLVIDASKRISVDEALQHPYINVWYDPTEVEAPPPVITDKQLDEREHTVEEWKELIYKEVFDWEERTKNGVIRGQPASIAQVQQ; from the exons ATGAACCGGAACAAGCGTGAAAAGGAGTACTACAGTATAGATGTGGGAGATTCAACTTTTATGGTTTTAAAGCGCTACCAGAACCTCAGACCCATCGGATCAGGAGCACAGGGAATAGTCTG CTCGGCGTATGATCACAACTTTGAAAGGAATGTTGCCATCAAGAAACTGAGCCGACCATTTCAGAATCAAACTCACGCGAAGCGGGCCTACAGAGAACTGGTGCTCATGAAATGTGTCAACCACAAGAAC ATTATCGGCCTATTAAATGTATTCACACCACAGAAGACACTGGAAGAATTCCAAGACGT GTATCTggtgatggagctgatggatgCTAACCTCTGCCAGGTGATCCAGATGGAGCTGGACCACGAGAGGCTGTCCTACCTGCTCTACCAGATGCTGTGTGGAATCAAACACCTGCACGCTGCTGGCATCATACACAGG GATCTGAAGCCCAGCAACATAGTGGTGAAATCAGACTGCACACTGAAGATCCTGGACTTTGGCCTGGCCAGGACAGCCGCCACTGGCCTCCTCATGACACCCTATGTGGTCACCCGCTACTACCGCGCCCCCGAAGTCATCCTGGGCATGGGCTACCAGGCCAATG TGGATATTTGGGCTGTGGGCTGTATTATGGCAGAAATGGTTCGCCACAAAATCCTTTTTCCAGGAAGGGATT ATATCGACCAGTGGAATAAGGTGATCGAGCAGCTCGGGACTCCGTCTCAGGAGTTCCTGATGAAGCTCAACCAGTCTGTGAGGACCTACGTGGAGAACAGGCCCCGGTATGCCGGCTACAGCTTCGAGAAGCTCTTCCCCGATGTTCTGTTTCCTGCAGACTCTGaacacaacaaactgaaag cGAGCCAAGCTCGAGACCTTCTTTCAAAGATGCTGGTAATAGACGCATCAAAGCGGATCTCAGTGGATGAGGCTCTCCAGCATCCCTACATCAACGTGTGGTATGACCCCACTGAAGTGGAGGCA CCGCCACCAGTAATCACAGACAAGCAGCTCGATGAGAGAGAGCACACAGTGGAGGAGTGGAAAG AGTTGATATACAAAGAAGTGTTTGACTGGGAAGAGAGGACAAAGAATGGTGTCATCAGGGGACAGCCAGCGTCCATAG CACAGGTGCAGCAGTGA
- the mapk8b gene encoding mitogen-activated protein kinase 8 isoform X1 has translation MNRNKREKEYYSIDVGDSTFMVLKRYQNLRPIGSGAQGIVCSAYDHNFERNVAIKKLSRPFQNQTHAKRAYRELVLMKCVNHKNIIGLLNVFTPQKTLEEFQDVYLVMELMDANLCQVIQMELDHERLSYLLYQMLCGIKHLHAAGIIHRDLKPSNIVVKSDCTLKILDFGLARTAATGLLMTPYVVTRYYRAPEVILGMGYQANVDVWSVGCIMAEMVRGSVLFPGTDHIDQWNKVIEQLGTPSQEFLMKLNQSVRTYVENRPRYAGYSFEKLFPDVLFPADSEHNKLKASQARDLLSKMLVIDASKRISVDEALQHPYINVWYDPTEVEAPPPVITDKQLDEREHTVEEWKELIYKEVFDWEERTKNGVIRGQPASIAQVQQ, from the exons ATGAACCGGAACAAGCGTGAAAAGGAGTACTACAGTATAGATGTGGGAGATTCAACTTTTATGGTTTTAAAGCGCTACCAGAACCTCAGACCCATCGGATCAGGAGCACAGGGAATAGTCTG CTCGGCGTATGATCACAACTTTGAAAGGAATGTTGCCATCAAGAAACTGAGCCGACCATTTCAGAATCAAACTCACGCGAAGCGGGCCTACAGAGAACTGGTGCTCATGAAATGTGTCAACCACAAGAAC ATTATCGGCCTATTAAATGTATTCACACCACAGAAGACACTGGAAGAATTCCAAGACGT GTATCTggtgatggagctgatggatgCTAACCTCTGCCAGGTGATCCAGATGGAGCTGGACCACGAGAGGCTGTCCTACCTGCTCTACCAGATGCTGTGTGGAATCAAACACCTGCACGCTGCTGGCATCATACACAGG GATCTGAAGCCCAGCAACATAGTGGTGAAATCAGACTGCACACTGAAGATCCTGGACTTTGGCCTGGCCAGGACAGCCGCCACTGGCCTCCTCATGACACCCTATGTGGTCACCCGCTACTACCGCGCCCCCGAAGTCATCCTGGGCATGGGCTACCAGGCCAATG ttGATGTCTGGTCTGTTGGCTGCATCATGGCTGAAATGGTCCGGGGTAGTGTGTTGTTTCCAGGCACTGATC ATATCGACCAGTGGAATAAGGTGATCGAGCAGCTCGGGACTCCGTCTCAGGAGTTCCTGATGAAGCTCAACCAGTCTGTGAGGACCTACGTGGAGAACAGGCCCCGGTATGCCGGCTACAGCTTCGAGAAGCTCTTCCCCGATGTTCTGTTTCCTGCAGACTCTGaacacaacaaactgaaag cGAGCCAAGCTCGAGACCTTCTTTCAAAGATGCTGGTAATAGACGCATCAAAGCGGATCTCAGTGGATGAGGCTCTCCAGCATCCCTACATCAACGTGTGGTATGACCCCACTGAAGTGGAGGCA CCGCCACCAGTAATCACAGACAAGCAGCTCGATGAGAGAGAGCACACAGTGGAGGAGTGGAAAG AGTTGATATACAAAGAAGTGTTTGACTGGGAAGAGAGGACAAAGAATGGTGTCATCAGGGGACAGCCAGCGTCCATAG CACAGGTGCAGCAGTGA
- the mapk8b gene encoding mitogen-activated protein kinase 8 isoform X3: MNRNKREKEYYSIDVGDSTFMVLKRYQNLRPIGSGAQGIVCSAYDHNFERNVAIKKLSRPFQNQTHAKRAYRELVLMKCVNHKNIIGLLNVFTPQKTLEEFQDVYLVMELMDANLCQVIQMELDHERLSYLLYQMLCGIKHLHAAGIIHRDLKPSNIVVKSDCTLKILDFGLARTAATGLLMTPYVVTRYYRAPEVILGMGYQANVDVWSVGCIMAEMVRGSVLFPGTDHIDQWNKVIEQLGTPSQEFLMKLNQSVRTYVENRPRYAGYSFEKLFPDVLFPADSEHNKLKASQARDLLSKMLVIDASKRISVDEALQHPYINVWYDPTEVEAPPPVITDKQLDEREHTVEEWKELIYKEVFDWEERTKNGVIRGQPASIGAAVSGGPKQHHQHHTSTSASSSMTTDPTLTDTDSSLKTASTTPVAAAAAAATAAAPLGCCR, from the exons ATGAACCGGAACAAGCGTGAAAAGGAGTACTACAGTATAGATGTGGGAGATTCAACTTTTATGGTTTTAAAGCGCTACCAGAACCTCAGACCCATCGGATCAGGAGCACAGGGAATAGTCTG CTCGGCGTATGATCACAACTTTGAAAGGAATGTTGCCATCAAGAAACTGAGCCGACCATTTCAGAATCAAACTCACGCGAAGCGGGCCTACAGAGAACTGGTGCTCATGAAATGTGTCAACCACAAGAAC ATTATCGGCCTATTAAATGTATTCACACCACAGAAGACACTGGAAGAATTCCAAGACGT GTATCTggtgatggagctgatggatgCTAACCTCTGCCAGGTGATCCAGATGGAGCTGGACCACGAGAGGCTGTCCTACCTGCTCTACCAGATGCTGTGTGGAATCAAACACCTGCACGCTGCTGGCATCATACACAGG GATCTGAAGCCCAGCAACATAGTGGTGAAATCAGACTGCACACTGAAGATCCTGGACTTTGGCCTGGCCAGGACAGCCGCCACTGGCCTCCTCATGACACCCTATGTGGTCACCCGCTACTACCGCGCCCCCGAAGTCATCCTGGGCATGGGCTACCAGGCCAATG ttGATGTCTGGTCTGTTGGCTGCATCATGGCTGAAATGGTCCGGGGTAGTGTGTTGTTTCCAGGCACTGATC ATATCGACCAGTGGAATAAGGTGATCGAGCAGCTCGGGACTCCGTCTCAGGAGTTCCTGATGAAGCTCAACCAGTCTGTGAGGACCTACGTGGAGAACAGGCCCCGGTATGCCGGCTACAGCTTCGAGAAGCTCTTCCCCGATGTTCTGTTTCCTGCAGACTCTGaacacaacaaactgaaag cGAGCCAAGCTCGAGACCTTCTTTCAAAGATGCTGGTAATAGACGCATCAAAGCGGATCTCAGTGGATGAGGCTCTCCAGCATCCCTACATCAACGTGTGGTATGACCCCACTGAAGTGGAGGCA CCGCCACCAGTAATCACAGACAAGCAGCTCGATGAGAGAGAGCACACAGTGGAGGAGTGGAAAG AGTTGATATACAAAGAAGTGTTTGACTGGGAAGAGAGGACAAAGAATGGTGTCATCAGGGGACAGCCAGCGTCCATAG GTGCAGCAGTGAGCGGCGGCCCCAAGcagcaccaccagcaccacacctccacctccgcctcctcctccatgaCCACCGACCCCACCCTGACTGACACTGACAGCAGCCTGAAGACGGCCAGCACCACCCCTGTCgctgccgccgctgctgctgctacagcCGCCGCCCCCTTGGGCTGCTGCAGATGA